Part of the Crossiella cryophila genome, TCGCGGCGGACTACTGCGAAACCCCGCTGCCGCCGGTCCGCGACTGATCCCAGGCACAAAAGAAAGGCCCCGCCGGCGTCCCGGCGGGGCCTTATCTCAGTCTTCCCGAAGCGGTTTGGGTGTCAGGACCGCCTCAGGCGTGACTTCACTTCTTGCGGGCCGCCGGCTTCTTGGCGGCCGGCGCCTTGGCGGCTGCGGGCTTCTTCGCAGCAGCGGCCGGCTTCTTGGCCGCCGGAGCTGCCTTGGGGGCGGCAGCCTTGGCGGTGGTCGCCTTGGCGGCGGCCGGCTTCTTCGCAGCCGCGGCGGCCTTGGGGGCGGCAGCCTTGGCGGCGGCAGCGGGCTTCGCAGCCGCAGCCTTGCGGGTGGTCGCCGGCTTGGCGGCGGCCTTGGTGGCCGGCGCCTTGGTGGCGGTGGCGGTCGCCCGCGCGGTACGCGTGGCGGTGGTCTTGGCCGCGGCAGCGGCCTTCGGGGCAGCGGCCTTGGCAGCGGCGGCCTTGGGGGCAGCGGCGGCCTTCGGCAGCTTGGTGGTGCCGCTGATCACGTTCTTGAACGTGGTGCCGGCGCGGAATGCGGGGACGTTGGTCTTCTTGACCTTCACGGTCTCACCGGTACGCGGGTTGCGAGCGGTGCGGGCCGCGCGGGCCCGCTTCTCGAAAACACCGAAGCCGGTGATGGTGACCTTGTCACCCTTGTGGACAGCGCGGACGATGACGTCGACGATGCCGTCGACTGCGGTGCCGGCGGTCTTCTTGTCGCCAAGACGCTCGGCGAGCGCATCGATGAGCTGGGCCTTGTTCACCTTCAGTCCCTCCCAGGACGCTTACGGCCCTACAACTCAGGCCGACTAGAAGGCAACGGTAAGGCCAAGCGCCAATACTTTCCACGCGCCACGCCCAAAAATCCATTGCGACGCGCGGAGTTCCGCCCGTCCGAGGTACTCCGGGCGGTGGAATGGGCGGGTTCGGGGCCCGCCGTTTCCGGACCTGAATCCCCTTCCCCACCAGGGGATTCAGGTCCGGCGAAGGCGGATTTCTCAGCCGCTGCGGGCCGGAAGGGTCCTCGGCAGCCAACTTGGCCGCGATTTTTCGAACGCATCAACACTTTCGGCGTGTCGCAGGGTGAGTCCGATGTCGTCGAGCCCCTCCAGCAGCCGCCAGCGGGTGTAGTCGTCGACCTGGAAGGGCGCTTGGAACTCCTTGGCTCGCACCGTCTTCGACTCGAGGTCCACAGTGACCTCGGTGCCCGGTTCGGCCTCCAGCAGCTTCCAGAGCTGCTCGACGTCGCTTTGCTCACACTGGGCGGCGAGCAGACCCTGCTTGCCGGAGTTGCCACGGAAGATGTCGGCGAACCGGGAGGAGATCACCGCCCGGAACCCGTAGTCCCCCAGCGCCCACACCGCGTGCTCCCGGGAGGAGCCGGTGCCGAAGTCGGGTCCGGCCACCAGGACCGAGCCGTTCCGGAAGGGCTCTGCGTTGAGCACGAACTCGGGGTCGTTGCGCCAGGCGGCGAAGAGCCCGTCCTCGAATCCGGTCCGGGTGACCCGCTTCAGGTACACCGCCGGGATGATCTGGTCGGTGTCCACGTTGGACCGTCGGAGCGGCACCCCGACGCCCGTGTGCGTGGTGAACGGCTTCATCGCACCCATCTCAGAACCCCTCTCCGGCCAGATCCGCGGGCGAGGACAGGTGTCCGGTTACGGCCGTGGCCGCGGCCACCAACGGGGACACCAGGTGCGTCCGGCCGCCCTTGCCCTGCCGCCCCTCGAAGTTCCGGTTGGAGGTCGAGGCCGACCGCTCCCCCGGCTTGAGCTGATCCGGGTTCATGCCAAGGCACATCGAGCACCCGGCCTGCCGCCACTCCGCGCCCGCCGCGCTGAAAACCGTGTGCAGCCCCTCGGCCTCGGCCTGCGCGCGCACCCGCATCGACCCCGGCACCACCAGCATCCGCACGCCCTCGGCCACCTTGCGCCCCTTGAGCACGGCGGCGGCGGCGCGCAGGTCCTCGATGCGTCCGTTGGTACAGGAGCCGAGGAAGACGGTGTCCACCCCGATCTCCTTCAGCGGCTGCCCGGCGGTCAGCCCCATGTAGGCCAACGCCTTCTCCGCAGTAGTCCGTTCGACCTCATCCACGATCAGCTCGGGATCCGGCACAGAAGCCGAAAGCGGCAGCCCCTGCCCCGGGTTCGTCCCCCAGGTCACGAACGGCGCCAACTCCGCCGCGTCAAGCACGATCTCCTCGTCGAAGACCGCGTCGTCATCGGTCCGCAACGACTTCCAGTACTCCACCGCGGTGTCCCAGTCCGCGCCCTCGGCGGCATGCGGCCGCCCCTCGAGGTACTCGAACGTGGTCTCGTCCGGCGCGATCATCCCCGCCCGCGCGCCCGCCTCGATCGACATGTTGCACACCGTCATGCGGGCTTCCATGGACAGCGTGGTGATGGCACTGCCCCGGTACTCCAGGACATACCCCTGCCCCCCACCGGTACCGATCCGCGCGATCACCGCCAGGATCAGGTCCTTGGCCGTGACCCCCTCGGCCAGCTCGCCCTCGACCGTGATGGCCATCGTCTTGAACGGCCGCAACGGCAACGTCTGGGTGGCGAGCACATGCTCGACCTCAGACGTCCCAATCCCGAACGCCAACGCCCCAAAGGCACCGTGCGTCGACGTGTGGCTGTCCCCACAGACAACAGTCATCCCAGGCTGGGTCAGCCCCAACTGCGGCCCGACCACGTGCACGATGCCCTGCTCCAGATCCCCCATGGGGTGGAGCCGGACCCCGAACTCCTGACAGTTCTTCCGAAGCGTGTCCACCTGCGTCCGCGACACCAGATCCGCGATCGGCTTGTCGATGTCCACAGTCGGCACGTTGTGGTCCTCGGTGGCGATCGTGAGATCCGGCCGCCGAACCGGTCTCCCCGCCAACCGCAGGCCGTCAAACGCCTGCGGACTGGTCACTTCATGCACCAGGTGGAGATCGATGTACAGCAGATCGGGCTCAGCCCCACTGCCCCGACGCACAACATGCGCGTCCCACACCTTCTCCGCGAGCGTGCGTCCCATCGCTCCTCCGCTCGAGGTAAGAAAACAACGCTGGACTTCCCAAATACCGGGAAGTTAGTATCGGCTCGTGGGACAGCATAGCGGCATCGGAGTACTCGACAAGGCAGTGGCAGTGCTGCACGCGGTGGCAACAGACCCCTGCGGCCTGGCCGAGCTGTGCCAAAGAACAGGCCTGCCAAGGGCAACGGCACACCGCCTCGCAGTAGGCCTTGAAGTCCATCGCCTCCTCCAGCGAGGCCCCGACGGCCGCTGGCGCCCAGGCACCGCCCTGGCCGAACTGGCAGGCGGCGTAACGGATCCCCTCCTCGACGCCGCCTCAGCCGTCCTCCCCAGACTCCGGGACATCACCGGCGAAAGCGTCCAGCTCTACCGCCGAGACGGAACCCAAAGAGTCTGCGTCGCCTCAGCAGAACCCCCCGCAGGCCTAAGGGACACCGTCCCCATCGGCTCCCGCCTCCCCATGACAGCCGGCAGCGGAGCCAAAGTCCTGGCCGCCTGGTCCGACCCAACCACCCAACGCGCAGTCCTGGCCGACGCCGTCTACGGCGAGCGAACCCTCCTGGACGTAAGACGCCGAGGCTGGGCCCAAAGCGTCGCAGAACGCGAACCAGGCGTAGCCAGCGTCAGCGCCCCCGTAAGAGACAGCACCGGCCAGGTAGTAGCCGCAGTCTCAGTCTCAGGCCCAGTAGACAGAATCGGCCGCCGCCCAGGCGCCCGCTGGGCCGCAGACCTCCTAGCCGCCGCAGAAGCCCTACAGTCCCGCCTCTAGCCCAGAGACCCTCCGGACACCCCGAACGCCCCACAACGGCCAACAAGGCGTCCACAACGGCCAACACACGCACAGCCCCTCGGCCCCAGCTGCCCTAGCAGCTGGGGCCACTCTTGTCCGTGACCCACATCACGCCCCGGTTGCAAACCAGCATCAGCCCCACGACTCGGCCGCCAGGCCGAGAGCCCATGAGCGACCATCCCCAAGAAGCCCCACAAGAGGACCCAAAACAATGAGCAACAGGCCAGCCCGAAGGGCTAGGCCAAAACAATGATGGAAATCAATAGAACCCCGCTGGTTCCGCAACCCACCGCACCGTGGGGGTCCGGGGGCTCGAGCCCCCGGGATAAAATGCGAAAGCGGCCTGATCCAGTTCTTCCGGATCAGGCCGCTCCCACCGATGTAGCCCCGACGGGATTTGAACCCGCGCTACCGCCTTGAGAGGGCGGCGTCCTAGGCCGCTAGACGACGGGGCCTAGCTAGAGGATTCCTATTACTAGGCTTCCTCCTGCTGGGGTACCAGGACTCGAACCTAGACTAACGGAATCAGAATCCGTTGTGCTGCCAATTACACCATACCCCATCGCGCGATGGCCAACCCCAGGGGCTCCGTTCCGGAGTCTCTGTCGCTGTCCGCCGTGCTGAGATGAATACTAGACCACGATCCCAGCGAATACCTAATCGACCCCCCGGGAACCCCTTCTGCCCAGCTCAACGCACTCGCAGCGGGGCCTCCGCCAGCTCGCACACCAACAGCTCCGGAAGCTGTTCCAGGGACCCGATCACCGACACCCGTGCCGGAAGATCGACAACCCCATCCCCGCTCCGGTCGAGCCACACCCCGTACATCCCCGCATCCCGGGCGCCGACCGCATCCAAGTCCAACCGGTCCCCCACATGCACCGCTTGCTCTGGAGCGATCCCAAGTGCGGCGCAGGTCGTGTGGAAGATCACCTCGTCCGGCTTCGCGACCCCCAGCTCGCCCGCGATGACGACTTCCTCGAAGTACTCGGCCAGCCCGCAGTCCGCCAGCTTCACCCGTTGGAGCGCCCCGCTGGCATTCGTGATCGCGGCCATCCGCAGCCCGGCCCCGCGCAACCACTCCAGACACGGCCCGGCGTCGTCGAAGAGCCGCCAGGCGCGGCGCATGGCGGCCACCCGGCGTTCCTCGCGGGCAATTGCCTCTGAGTCGGAGATGAACTCACCGAGATCGGCGAAGAAGGTGCGCGAGCGCTCCTTGCGCATGGTGTCGTAGTCGATCTCGCCGGCAATGAGGCGGGCCAACTGACATTCCGTTGCGCGTTCCCAGGCTGACCACCCGTTGTCGTGACCGAGTAACGCGGCCAAACCGAGCCGGGCCGAAGTCGCATAGTCGACCAGTGTGTCGTCGATGTCGAAGCACACTGCTCGGATTTGGCCGACCTTCTGCGGGGCAGCGGAGAACGCTAACGCGGATGTCACCCGGTGAGGTTAGACGCGTACCAGCCGTGTTCGAGACTGCTAAAGAGGTGACATTTGCCCGGCTGGCACGGTCAAGTGGTAATCCTGAGTAATCAGGAGGCGGTGGGGACCGCCTCCAGCGCCCGGTTCAACCGCCCGAGCGAGCGGTCCCGGCCCAGCAGTTCGAGGGACTCGTACAGCGGCGGTGACACAGTGCGACCGCTCACCGCGACCCGCACCGGCGCGAACGCCTTCCGCGGCTTCAGCCCCAGTCCGTCGATCAGCGCGGCCTTCAACGCCGCCTCGATCGCCTCGGTCTTCCACTCCGCCAGACCCGTCAACGCCTCCACCGAAGCCCGGAGAACCGGCTCAGCGTCCGCCCCCAGAGCCTTCGCCGCGGACTCCGGCTCAACCTCGAACTCAGATTCCTCAGCGAACAGGAACGCGAGCATCCCGGCCGCCTCGGCCAGCAGCCCGACCCGCTCCTGCACCAGCGGCGCCGCCCCCGCCAGCAGCTCCAGCTGCTCAGCCGTCGGCTCCGCGGGCAGCACGCCAGCCTGCACCAGATACGGCACCAGCCGCTCCCGGAAGTCCGCCGGCGCGAGCAGCCGCATGTGGCTGCCGTTGATCGCCTCGGCCTTCTTCAGGTCGAACCGGGCCGGGTTGGCCGAGACCTTGCCGATGTCGAATGCCTCGATCATCTCGGCCATGGTGAAGACGTCCCGGTCCTCGGCGATGGACCAGCCGAGCAGCGCGAGGTAGTTCAGCAGGCCCTCTGGCAGGAAACCCCGGTCCCGGTGGTGGAACAGGTTCGAGGACGGGTCCCGCTTGGACAGCTTCTTGTTGCCCTCGCCCATGACGAAGGGCAGGTGCCCGAACCGCGGCGTGTACTCCGCCACCCCGATCCGCCGCAGCGCCGCGTACAACGCGATCTGCCGGGGGGTCGACGGCAGCAGGTCCTCGCCGCGGAGCACGTGGGTGATCCGCATCAGCGCGTCGTCGACCGGGTTCACCAGGGTGTAGAGCGGGTCGCCGTTGGCGCGCACCAGCACCTGGTCCGGGATCGAGCCCGCCGGGAAGGTGATCTCGCCGCGCACCAGGTCGGTGAAGGTGATGTCCTCGTTCGGCATCGGCAGCCGCAGCACGGGCTCGCGACCCTCGGCGCGGAAGGCGGCCTTCTGCTCCTCGGTGAGGTCGCGGTCGAAGTTGTCGTAGCCCAGCTTGGGATCGCGACCGGCCGCGCGGTGCCGCGCCTCGACCTCCTCGGTGCTGGAGAAGGACTCGTACAGCTCGCCGGCGGCCACCAGCTTGGCGATCACCTCGCGGTAGATCTCCCGGCGCTGGCTCTGCCGGTACGGCGCGTGCGGGCCGCCGACCTCGGGGCCCTCGTCCCAGTCGAGGCCGAGCCAGCGCAGCCCGTCCAGCAGGGCCTCGTAGGACTCCTCGGAGTCCCGCGCGGCGTCGGTGTCCTCGATGCGGAAGACCAGCTTGCCGCCCTGGTTGCGGGCGTAGGCCCAGTTGAACAGCGCGGTGCGGATCAACCCCACGTGCGGGGTGCCGGTGGGGGAAGGACAGAAGCGCACGCGGACCTCATTCACGGCGGAGAGGTTACTCATCCGATCGGTGGTTGACGAACCGGTTGCCCCAGAGGATCCTGACCTTATTCAACAAGCGTTGAAAAGGGGATGATCACCATGACTGACCA contains:
- a CDS encoding HU family DNA-binding protein — protein: MNKAQLIDALAERLGDKKTAGTAVDGIVDVIVRAVHKGDKVTITGFGVFEKRARAARTARNPRTGETVKVKKTNVPAFRAGTTFKNVISGTTKLPKAAAAPKAAAAKAAAPKAAAAAKTTATRTARATATATKAPATKAAAKPATTRKAAAAKPAAAAKAAAPKAAAAAKKPAAAKATTAKAAAPKAAPAAKKPAAAAKKPAAAKAPAAKKPAARKK
- the leuD gene encoding 3-isopropylmalate dehydratase small subunit — translated: MKPFTTHTGVGVPLRRSNVDTDQIIPAVYLKRVTRTGFEDGLFAAWRNDPEFVLNAEPFRNGSVLVAGPDFGTGSSREHAVWALGDYGFRAVISSRFADIFRGNSGKQGLLAAQCEQSDVEQLWKLLEAEPGTEVTVDLESKTVRAKEFQAPFQVDDYTRWRLLEGLDDIGLTLRHAESVDAFEKSRPSWLPRTLPARSG
- the leuC gene encoding 3-isopropylmalate dehydratase large subunit, translating into MGRTLAEKVWDAHVVRRGSGAEPDLLYIDLHLVHEVTSPQAFDGLRLAGRPVRRPDLTIATEDHNVPTVDIDKPIADLVSRTQVDTLRKNCQEFGVRLHPMGDLEQGIVHVVGPQLGLTQPGMTVVCGDSHTSTHGAFGALAFGIGTSEVEHVLATQTLPLRPFKTMAITVEGELAEGVTAKDLILAVIARIGTGGGQGYVLEYRGSAITTLSMEARMTVCNMSIEAGARAGMIAPDETTFEYLEGRPHAAEGADWDTAVEYWKSLRTDDDAVFDEEIVLDAAELAPFVTWGTNPGQGLPLSASVPDPELIVDEVERTTAEKALAYMGLTAGQPLKEIGVDTVFLGSCTNGRIEDLRAAAAVLKGRKVAEGVRMLVVPGSMRVRAQAEAEGLHTVFSAAGAEWRQAGCSMCLGMNPDQLKPGERSASTSNRNFEGRQGKGGRTHLVSPLVAAATAVTGHLSSPADLAGEGF
- a CDS encoding IclR family transcriptional regulator, with product MGQHSGIGVLDKAVAVLHAVATDPCGLAELCQRTGLPRATAHRLAVGLEVHRLLQRGPDGRWRPGTALAELAGGVTDPLLDAASAVLPRLRDITGESVQLYRRDGTQRVCVASAEPPAGLRDTVPIGSRLPMTAGSGAKVLAAWSDPTTQRAVLADAVYGERTLLDVRRRGWAQSVAEREPGVASVSAPVRDSTGQVVAAVSVSGPVDRIGRRPGARWAADLLAAAEALQSRL
- a CDS encoding HAD family hydrolase, giving the protein MTSALAFSAAPQKVGQIRAVCFDIDDTLVDYATSARLGLAALLGHDNGWSAWERATECQLARLIAGEIDYDTMRKERSRTFFADLGEFISDSEAIAREERRVAAMRRAWRLFDDAGPCLEWLRGAGLRMAAITNASGALQRVKLADCGLAEYFEEVVIAGELGVAKPDEVIFHTTCAALGIAPEQAVHVGDRLDLDAVGARDAGMYGVWLDRSGDGVVDLPARVSVIGSLEQLPELLVCELAEAPLRVR
- the gltX gene encoding glutamate--tRNA ligase, which translates into the protein MSNLSAVNEVRVRFCPSPTGTPHVGLIRTALFNWAYARNQGGKLVFRIEDTDAARDSEESYEALLDGLRWLGLDWDEGPEVGGPHAPYRQSQRREIYREVIAKLVAAGELYESFSSTEEVEARHRAAGRDPKLGYDNFDRDLTEEQKAAFRAEGREPVLRLPMPNEDITFTDLVRGEITFPAGSIPDQVLVRANGDPLYTLVNPVDDALMRITHVLRGEDLLPSTPRQIALYAALRRIGVAEYTPRFGHLPFVMGEGNKKLSKRDPSSNLFHHRDRGFLPEGLLNYLALLGWSIAEDRDVFTMAEMIEAFDIGKVSANPARFDLKKAEAINGSHMRLLAPADFRERLVPYLVQAGVLPAEPTAEQLELLAGAAPLVQERVGLLAEAAGMLAFLFAEESEFEVEPESAAKALGADAEPVLRASVEALTGLAEWKTEAIEAALKAALIDGLGLKPRKAFAPVRVAVSGRTVSPPLYESLELLGRDRSLGRLNRALEAVPTAS